A part of Ammospiza nelsoni isolate bAmmNel1 chromosome 9, bAmmNel1.pri, whole genome shotgun sequence genomic DNA contains:
- the GCLM gene encoding glutamate--cysteine ligase regulatory subunit isoform X1, translated as MGTEGARALLERAGTLTLQTGNLLNWGCLRKKCPSTPGEEVRDCIQKTLTEWSSKISQDQNQETREVLECSVAQAIEKINPEERDELKVSAKLFIVGSSSSSIRDAVDLACSALGVAQLDSVIISPPPVEDGTNLSLEYLQPYWKELENLVQNKKIVAIGASDLDKTLLEQLYLWAQVKPSSNQVNLASCCVMPPDLTAFAKECDIQLLTHNDPKGILVQHFTFFQLVHRGTPRVARVAGPPAPFFLLRARKGGRQEGRKEGGRGGRGGRSGSSMVNTRRAAARRREPGPRAGGGSSSSPGDGDADPAGAAEVGSAEISTPVARRMTRRTKSARKPEVIQECPFEELEHAEMKSDVSDSSEMQITRNENTVVPSAQSVAEPQVDGYVSEAESNCSSVSGLQTPLFVRITRRRQIVIPYQPDSADKKRHDSTAFVNKLSRIQDEDDVSEAESCSSAVSGVQMLNVPTSTRSRQSKKLQPHRVPEAQSENTSDAESCCPSSLVEPCATPKRITRSMQMKSQAQNTKQTEKKNRCVSEDENLIEDTVKSDPIIISDSRPSAELVNDTENASILIDGNKEPSSPRSKCANATWSEDAKEEILNDVASSPTKTKQSDTKSPVKKTKRNTQSVETDHSDTICGQIQEDHSKILARKGKLEHVSVSLTDCMSPKQFLESQGQVTPNESKKITECERADAETDAQQSFSCDDKLRKSKQASAVSSPSMDIAVAQTNESIGKSRMLKIGVDSGDNQTEENEVSHSSEKPSSDNNSLALFLSNSESDDSENSDVADIDTVDENLCYKKSDEKTPSFKKSLKSGSLHVEGLFVIDTEPGMSSSQNYYLDDVDQDSDAKSEHEGGEKAKESDLEDDEEELIDEDEKDEDDDLLKNKVDVLHLSSSIDPGLNIKKLGGLYISFDAKNQKPRSSAIEPQKKKKDQLLQKSVITPDFERKECVPPYRESLHQLKKQRRAEREKTTGDGWFGMKAPEITSELKNDLKVLKMRASLDPKHFYKKNDRDGLPKYFQVGTVVDSPIDFYHSRIPKKQRKRTIVEELLADSEFRRYNKKKYQEIMSEKAAFAAGKRNRKKKKFHN; from the exons CTGAGTGGAGCTCAAAGATCAGCCAAGACCAAAATCAG GAAACTCGGGAggttctggaatgttctgtaGCTCAAGctatagaaaaaataaatcctgaagAAAGGGATGAGTTGAAAGTATCAG CAAAGCTTTTCATCGTTGGATCAAGTTCTTCATCGATCAGAGACGCAGTTGACCTGG CGTGTTCTGCCCTCGGAGTTGCTCAGTTAGACTCAGTCATTATTTCCCCACCTCCTGTTGAAGATGGAACTAACCTCTCCTTGGAATATTTGCAACCTTATTGGAAAGAACTTGAAAATCTAGTTCAAAACAAGAAGATTGTTGCCATAGGTGCCTCCGACCTAGATAAAACACTGTTAGAGCAGCTGTATCTGTGGGCACAG GTGAAACCAAGTAGTAATCAGGTGAACCTAGCTTCCTGTTGTGTGATGCCACCTGATCTCACAGCATTTGCAAAAGAATGTGACATACAGCTGCTAACTCACAATGATCCCAAAG GCATTTTGGTGCAGCATTTTACATTCTTCCAACTCGTGCACCGCGGGACTCCACGGGTGGCACGCGTCGCGGGGCCGCCCGCACCCTTCTTCCTGCTGCGGGCCCGGAAGGGCGGGCGGcaggaaggacggaaggaaggagggCGGGGAGGAAGGGGCGGGCGCAGCGGCAGCAGCATGGTGAACacccggcgggcggcggcgcggcgccGGGAGCCCGGGCCGCGGGcaggcggcggcagcagcagcagccccggcgATGGCGATGCCGATCCCGCCGGTGCTGCGGAG GTGGGATCTGCTGAAATTAGTACTCCTGTGGCTAGGAGGATGACCAGAAGAACTAAATCAGCTCGTAAGCCAGAGGTGATTCAGGAATGTCCATTTGAAGAGTTGGAACATGCAGAAATGAAATCAGATGTCAGTGATAGCTCAGAGATGCAGATCACTAGGAATGAGAACACAGTTGTCCCATCAGCACAATCAGTTGCTGAGCCACAAGTTGATGGTTATGTGTCAGAAGCAGAATCAAACTGCTCTTCTGTATCCGGTCTCCAGACACCTTTGTTTGTAAGAATAACACGGAGGCGACAAATTGTAATTCCTTATCAACCAGATTCTGCTGACAAAAAAAGACATGACAGTACAGCTTTTGTAAATAAGTTAAGTAGGATTCAGGATGAAGATGATGTCTCTGAAGCTGAGTCTTGTTCCTCTGCTGTTTCTGGTGTCCAGATGCTTAATGTTCCCACAAGTACAAGGAGCAGACAAAGTAAAAAATTGCAGCCACACAGAGTTCCTGAAGCCCAGAGTGAAAATACGTCTGATGCAGAATCATGTTGCCCGAGTTCTCTTGTGGAACCATGTGCCACTCCCAAACGAATTACTAGGAGCATGCAAATGAAATCACAAGCACAAAATACTAAGCAGACcgagaaaaaaaatagatgtgTTTCAGAGGATGAGAATTTAATTGAGGACACTGTTAAATCTGATCCCATCATAATTTCTGATTCTAGGCCTAGTGCAGAACTTGTCAATGACACAGAAAATGCTTCCATTCTCATTGATGGTAATAAAGAACCCAGTTCACCTAGAAGTAAATGTGCTAATGCAACCTGGAGTGAAGATGCAAAAGAAGAGATTTTAAATGATGTGGCATCCAGTcctacaaaaacaaaacaaagtgaCACTAAATCAcctgtgaaaaaaacaaaaagaaatacgCAGTCTGTTGAGACAGACCATTCAGATACAATATGTGGCCAAATACAAGAAGATCACAGTAAAATACTTGCAAGGAAGGGGAAATTGGAGCATGTGTCTGTTTCTTTGACAGACTGCATGAGTCCCAAACAATTCCTAGAATCCCAAGGACAAGTAACACcaaatgaaagtaaaaaaattacagaatgtGAGAGAGCAGATGCTGAGACAGATGCACAGCAGTCTTTCTCATGTGATGATAAATTAAGGAAGAGTAAGCAAGCAAGTGCAGTGAGCAGCCCATCAATGGACATCGCTGTTGCCCAGACAAATGAAAGCATTGGTAAGAGCAGGATGCTTAAAATTGGTGTAGACAGTGGTGACaaccaaacagaagaaaatgaggtATCACACAGCAGTGAAAAACCAAGCAGTGATAATAACTCCCTTGCGTTGTTTCTGAGCAACAGTGAAAGTGATGACTCTGAAAATAGTGATGTGGCAGACATAGATACAGTTGATGAGAATCTGTGTTATAAAAAGTCAGATGAGAAAACTCCTTCCTtcaaaaaatctttaaaaagtgGTTCACTGCATGTTGAAGGTCTTTTTGTAATTGATACTGAGCCTGGCATGAGTTCCAGCCAGAACTATTATCTGGATGATGTAGACCAAGACAGTGATGCTAAAAGTGAGCATGAAGGAGGTGAAAAAGCTAAAGAATCAGACTTAGAAGATGATGAAGAGGAATTGATAGATGAAGATGAAAAAGATGAAGATGATGATCTGTTGAAAAATAAGGTTGATGT tttaCATCTTTCCAGTAGCATAGACCCTGGTTTGAATATCAAGAAGCTTGGAGGTCTGTATATCAGTTTTGATGCAAAAAATCAGAAGCCTAGATCGAGTGCAATTGAACcacagaagaagaagaaggaccag CTCTTGCAGAAGAGTGTAATAACTCCAGACTTTGAAAGAAAGGAATGTGTCCCACCCTACAGGGAGTCACTTCACCAGCTGAAGAAACAGCGCAGG GCAGAGCGAGAGAAAACAACAGGTGATGGCTGGTTTGGTATGAAAGCCCCAGAAATCACAAGTGAACTGAAAAATGATCTGAAAGTTTTGAAGATGAGAGCTTCATTGGACCCGAAGCATTTCTATAAGAAGAATGACAGAGATGGTCTGCCCAAGTACTTCCAG GTTGGAACTGTAGTTGATTCTCCCATAGACTTTTATCACAGTCGAATCCCTaagaagcagaggaagagaaCAATTGTGGAGGAGCTGCTTGCAGATTCAGAGTTCAGAAG ATATAATAAAAAGAAGTATCAGGAGATCATGAgtgaaaaagcagcttttgcagcagggaagaggaatcggaagaagaagaaatttcacAATTAA